The Silene latifolia isolate original U9 population chromosome Y, ASM4854445v1, whole genome shotgun sequence sequence AGCACATTCCTACAAGGAGATTCTTTCTTCACTGTCTAAGGAAAATGAGGCTCAAGGTAATGGAAATTTGTCTCCTCAGAATGTTTTGAATGGATAGTATAGGGTTCTGGAATATTAGAGGATTGAATAGAGTAGGTAAGCAAAAACATATTAATTTTTTCTTACAAAATAAGGGAGTTGGTTTATTTGGTCTTTTGGAAACAAAAACAAAGAGTAGATTTTATAATAAAGTAGCTAATAATTTTCACTCTGAGTGGTGCATATCTACTAACAATGGCTATCACAATGGAGGTAGAATATGGATCCTGTGGAAACCTAGAATGTTCAGAGTACATTTCATTGAATACAATGCTCAGTATGTTCATATCAAGATTGATTCTTTGCTGGATAAAGAAGTTTTTTACTTGACAGTGGTCTATGCTTTTAATGGGATTCATGAGAGGGCTCCTCTATGGGAACATTTAAGAAAGATTACAGGTCAGGTTCATGAACCATGGGCCATAGCAGGTGACTTTAACTGTGTTATGTCTGTAAATGAGAGGATTAGAGGGAATGCTACAGCTGCTGAAATGGACCCTTTCAGGGGGTGTATGGAGGACTGTGAGGTAGTGGACATAGCTGCTATAGGGTCTCTATATACTTGGAACAATAAACAAAGGCTAGAGGAGAGAATCTATAGTAGACTTGATAGATTTCTTGTCAACAAAGAATGGTGTGACCATTTCCCTGATCTGTACACCCACTTCCTTCCAGAAGGTTATTTTGACCACTCACCTTGCTTGATTGGGAGTAATCAAAGAATGAAAGGCAAAAACAGTttcaagtattttaatatgtggggcaGTTCAAAGGATTTCTTAAATATAGTAAGGCAGGTTTGGCTTCAAAACATCTGGGGTTCTCCTATGTACAGACTGGTTAACAAATTAAAGTGCTTAAAGCCTGAATTGCTTGAATTGAATAGGGATGGTTTTAGTGACATTGAACAAAATACTAGCATTCTTCAGAAGAAAGTGGAGGGGTTACAGAAGCAACTGGGGCAGGATCCTACTAACCTGGCTTTGATACAACAGGAGTATGAGGCTTCTCAGGAGCTTAAATAGGGATAGTTTTCTCTATCAAGAGGCAAAGAGTGTTTGGATTAAGGATGAGGGACTCTAATAGTGCTTCTTTTCATAACTCTAtaaagaagagaagaaatcaaAATAAGGTGATCATGATTGAAGACAAGAATGGGAAGTTATGTGACACCCCTGAACAAGTCAAAATTGCTTTTCTAGATTACTATCAACACCTGCTAGGCTCAAGCCAAATGACAAAGAGGATTCATAAGAAGATTGTTGATCAGGGTCCTAGATGCAATGAGGAACATCATGCTGTCTTGCTAAGACCTGTCACTGGGGAAGAAGTGAAAGAGGCAGTTTTTAGCATACCTGACATAAAGTCCCCAGGGCCTGATGGATACAGCAGTAGATTATTTAAAGATGCTTGGGGAGAGGTAGGAAAGGAAGTTATTGTAGCTGTACAAGATTTCTTTAATCATGGGAAATTCTTAAAACAATTGAATGCTACCAGTCTTACTCTGATTCCCAAATGTGATAGACCACAGAATGTGATGCAATTACGTcccattgcttgttgcaatgtaATCTACAAGGTTATTTCCAAGTTGTTGTGTGCTAGATTGGCTGAGGTGCTACCCCAAATTGTTGATAAGAACCAAGGAGCTTTTATCCAACACAGGAGCATTCAAGAAAACATTTTGATATGCCAGGATTTAATAGGACTCTATGAAAAACCTTCAACTTCACCCAGATGTATGTTTAAGATTGATTTACAGAAAGCATATGATACAGTGGAGTGGGAGTTTGTGGATAAACTCATGGTGCTGCTGAAGTTCCCTGAAGGTTTTAGAAGCTAAGTAATGCAATGCATCACTACTGCTTCATTCTCCTTATCCCTGAATGGTGAGATGTTTGGTTTCTTCCCAGGGAAGAGGGGTTTGAGGCAAGGGGATCCCTTGTCACCTTTGGTCTTCACTCTATGCATGGACTACTTGACAAGGACACTCAAATATGCAGCAAATATTTATGAGTTTAGAGTCCATCCTATGTGCAACTTAATTTTTTCTGATGAT is a genomic window containing:
- the LOC141632141 gene encoding uncharacterized protein LOC141632141, yielding MAITMEVEYGSCGNLECSEYISLNTMLMVYAFNGIHERAPLWEHLRKITGQVHEPWAIAGDFNCVMSVNERIRGNATAAEMDPFRGCMEDCEVVDIAAIGSLYTWNNKQRLEERIYSRLDRFLVNKEWCDHFPDLYTHFLPEGYFDHSPCLIGSNQRMKGKNSFKYFNMWGSSKDFLNIVRQVWLQNIWGSPMYRLVNKLKCLKPELLELNRDGFSDIEQNTSILQKKVEGLQKQLGQDPTNLALIQQEYEASQELK